A single Anopheles funestus chromosome 2RL, idAnoFuneDA-416_04, whole genome shotgun sequence DNA region contains:
- the LOC125760926 gene encoding 60S ribosomal protein L6 — MAPTETKAAAPAKVSKKVRKDRKKAQKVNKYPQSLLTSGIYRITRKKLVKLRPLPSADAKKKPKKPVTVVKKIGGAKNGGERTVLLRKNKSDRPTRRFARKRPAKSCFRNHKRNIRKTLQPGKILILLAGRHKGKRVVLLKVLQTGLLLVTGPFEVNGCPMRRIEQNYVIATKTSVNLEKLKLPEHINDRYFRRVHPKKNTRKERDIFERKQFKYVASEQRKADQKVVDAQVKAAIKEHKEGKLITRYLKSMFSLRTNMFPHRMLF; from the coding sequence ATGGCCCCTACGGAAACAAAGGCCGCCGCACCGGCCAAAGTTAGCAAAAAGGTGCGAAAGGACCGCAAAAAGGCGCAGAAGGTCAACAAGTACCCGCAAAGCCTGCTGACCAGTGGAATTTACCGCATTACGCGCAAGAAGTTGGTCAAGTTGCGCCCCTTGCCTTCGGCGGATGCTAAGAAGAAGCCCAAGAAGCCCGTCACTGTTGTGAAGAAGATTGGAGGTGCGAAGAACGGCGGCGAGCGCACCGTGCTGCTGCGTAAGAACAAGTCCGACCGGCCGACCAGACGTTTCGCCCGCAAGCGCCCGGCCAAATCGTGCTTCCGCAACCACAAGCGCAACATCCGCAAGACGCTCCAACCGGGCAAGATTTTGATCCTGCTTGCTGGCCGTCACAAGGGCAAGCGAGTGGTGCTGCTTAAGGTGCTGCAGACCGGGCTGCTTCTCGTGACCGGTCCGTTCGAGGTGAACGGTTGCCCGATGCGCCGCATCGAGCAGAACTACGTCATTGCCACGAAGACGAGCGTTAACCTGGAGAAGCTCAAGTTGCCGGAGCATATTAATGACCGGTACTTCCGTCGCGTACACCCCAAAAAGAATACCCGCAAGGAACGGGACATTTTCGAGCGGAAGCAGTTCAAATACGTGGCGTCCGAGCAACGCAAGGCCGACCAGAAGGTGGTGGATGCCCAGGTTAAGGCTGCCATCAAGGAACACAAGGAGGGCAAGCTGATTACGCGCTACCTTAAGTCGATGTTCTCGTTGCGCACCAACATGTTCCCGCACCGTATGCTGTTCTAA
- the LOC125760911 gene encoding odorant receptor 85c-like isoform X2, with amino-acid sequence MEPPSVGLVQFESFIRVPEIFFAMIGVTRYGEPKRTLRAHLKQALFWSSCANTGFCLIIEHIYFVKAAGNFTNFLQLTALAPCMGFTALSFVKIMTIKLNETKLTDMLHRLDALFPKSSVLQERYGVFQYNRESQVVMKSFSILYMILIWMFNLLPLVSMMEGYFTDGSWHKQLPYFMWYWYDWHQPGYFVITFLHQNWGGFVSAVFYLSTDLMFCAFVLLLCLQFDIVAYRLKHALPDDHQELIECVRIHQAVIELCNELEHMFSPSLLVNFLSSSVIICLVGFQATAGITPADLFKFVLFLVSSLVQVFLLCYYGNKLIVASSQIPYSAFEGQWIGASVSYQRSLLFVMLRSTTVQKLTALKFSIVSLASYSKILSTSFSYFTLLKAMYEPNEKNVK; translated from the exons ATGGAACCCCCCTCTGTAGGTTTGGTACAGTTTGAATCGTTTATCCGTGTGCCGGAAATATTCTTCGCCATGATCGGTGTGACACGGTACGGTGAACCGAAGCGAACACTTCGGGCACACCTAAAGCAAGCACTGTTCTGGTCATCCTGTGCTAATACCGGCTTCTGTCTCATCATTGAGCATATCTACTTCGTGAAAGCGGCCGGTAACTTTACCAACTTTCTGCAACTGACAGCCTTAGCACCATGCATGGGCTTTACGGCGCTTTCCTTCGTCAAGATCATGACCATTAAGCTGAACGAGACGAAGCTAACGGACATGCTGCACCGGTTGGACGCACTGTTTCCCAAGTCGTCCGTACTGCAGGAACGGTACGGCGTGTTCCAGTACAACCGGGAGTCGCAGGTCGTGATGAAATCGTTCTCGATCCTTTACATGATCCTGATCTGGATGTTTAATCTGCTCCCATTAGTGTCGATGATGGAGGGATACTTCACCGACGGTAGCTGGCATAAACAGTTGCCCTACTTTATGTGGTACTGGTACGACTGGCATCAGCCCGGTTACTTCGTGATTACCTTCCTGCACCAGAACTGGGGCGGGTTTGTTTCGGCCGTGTTTTACCTGTCGACCGATCTTATGTTCTGTGCGTTCGTGTTGTTGCTCTGTCTACAGTTTGACATAGTGGCGTATCGGTTGAAGCATGCGCTGCCCGATGATCACCAGGAGCTGATCGAGTGCGTACGCATACACCAGGCGGTGATCGAACTGTGCAATGAGCTTGAGCACATGTTTTCTCCCTCGCTACTGGTGAATTTTCTCAGCAGCTCGGTTATCATCTGCCTGGTGGGATTTCAGGCTACGGCCGGTATTACGCCAGCGGATCTGTTCAAGTTTGTGCTGTTTCTCGTCTCGTCGCTAGTGCAGGTCTTTCTGCTGTGTTACTATGGTAACAAACTCATCGTTGCG AGCTCACAAATTCCCTACAGCGCCTTCGAGGGACAGTGGATCGGAGCATCCGTTTCTTACCAGAGATCCTTGCTGTTCGTTATGTTACGCTCAACCACGGTGCAAAAGCTTACAGCGCTAAAATTCTCCATCGTTTCGTTGGCCAGCTATTCGAAG ATATTAAGCACATCGTTTTCGTACTTCACACTGCTGAAAGCCATGTACGAACCGAATGAGAAGAACGTGAAATAA
- the LOC125760911 gene encoding odorant receptor 85b-like isoform X1, translating into MEPPSVGLVQFESFIRVPEIFFAMIGVTRYGEPKRTLRAHLKQALFWSSCANTGFCLIIEHIYFVKAAGNFTNFLQLTALAPCMGFTALSFVKIMTIKLNETKLTDMLHRLDALFPKSSVLQERYGVFQYNRESQVVMKSFSILYMILIWMFNLLPLVSMMEGYFTDGSWHKQLPYFMWYWYDWHQPGYFVITFLHQNWGGFVSAVFYLSTDLMFCAFVLLLCLQFDIVAYRLKHALPDDHQELIECVRIHQAVIELCNELEHMFSPSLLVNFLSSSVIICLVGFQATAGITPADLFKFVLFLVSSLVQVFLLCYYGNKLIVASSQIPYSAFEGQWIGASVSYQRSLLFVMLRSTTVQKLTALKFSIVSLASYSKVAKGSLSSIHTSDSFLYIFAFHLPTDIKHIVFVLHTAESHVRTE; encoded by the exons ATGGAACCCCCCTCTGTAGGTTTGGTACAGTTTGAATCGTTTATCCGTGTGCCGGAAATATTCTTCGCCATGATCGGTGTGACACGGTACGGTGAACCGAAGCGAACACTTCGGGCACACCTAAAGCAAGCACTGTTCTGGTCATCCTGTGCTAATACCGGCTTCTGTCTCATCATTGAGCATATCTACTTCGTGAAAGCGGCCGGTAACTTTACCAACTTTCTGCAACTGACAGCCTTAGCACCATGCATGGGCTTTACGGCGCTTTCCTTCGTCAAGATCATGACCATTAAGCTGAACGAGACGAAGCTAACGGACATGCTGCACCGGTTGGACGCACTGTTTCCCAAGTCGTCCGTACTGCAGGAACGGTACGGCGTGTTCCAGTACAACCGGGAGTCGCAGGTCGTGATGAAATCGTTCTCGATCCTTTACATGATCCTGATCTGGATGTTTAATCTGCTCCCATTAGTGTCGATGATGGAGGGATACTTCACCGACGGTAGCTGGCATAAACAGTTGCCCTACTTTATGTGGTACTGGTACGACTGGCATCAGCCCGGTTACTTCGTGATTACCTTCCTGCACCAGAACTGGGGCGGGTTTGTTTCGGCCGTGTTTTACCTGTCGACCGATCTTATGTTCTGTGCGTTCGTGTTGTTGCTCTGTCTACAGTTTGACATAGTGGCGTATCGGTTGAAGCATGCGCTGCCCGATGATCACCAGGAGCTGATCGAGTGCGTACGCATACACCAGGCGGTGATCGAACTGTGCAATGAGCTTGAGCACATGTTTTCTCCCTCGCTACTGGTGAATTTTCTCAGCAGCTCGGTTATCATCTGCCTGGTGGGATTTCAGGCTACGGCCGGTATTACGCCAGCGGATCTGTTCAAGTTTGTGCTGTTTCTCGTCTCGTCGCTAGTGCAGGTCTTTCTGCTGTGTTACTATGGTAACAAACTCATCGTTGCG AGCTCACAAATTCCCTACAGCGCCTTCGAGGGACAGTGGATCGGAGCATCCGTTTCTTACCAGAGATCCTTGCTGTTCGTTATGTTACGCTCAACCACGGTGCAAAAGCTTACAGCGCTAAAATTCTCCATCGTTTCGTTGGCCAGCTATTCGAAGGTAGCTAAGGGTTCCCTCTCTTCGATACATACCAGTGATTcgtttctttatatttttgccTTTCACTTACCAACAGATATTAAGCACATCGTTTTCGTACTTCACACTGCTGAAAGCCATGTACGAACCGAATGA
- the LOC125760893 gene encoding ribosomal protein S6 kinase delta-1, with the protein MLLVGRRKTETWVHSFSVDDETRKYKGFTIYRITSIVFPRSHPVGLTRVTLWKRFSEVKKLYKELVRRHRERHLAGTVPALAEHSYFKRFDPAVIEERKRYILQLLEFAGQEPLLYRSHAFLNFFTRGIVPEKETQEVDVEQRTDSTEKKNGTSNERGNIETIRKQLGIGRSDELSLIDPSRDGQEGTGTDGSCTSGGEEVDEEDTIDGNAVTDSGSGTIPPLAMASSGSLIDSFISETTSSISEPEQQPQVRETMTTEEPPVDYLVAAAMVFSKAVEAEANGEYQRAFEQYKAGIDRLLSGAKNDSDVTRRKIAKEKSCKYVAKAEEIYERFLEQTVGLHADEQLMGPLVYDDPSSPIQLLERPLNYLSRYKVVKVIGTVMQVQDVTDKKFYIMKSIRRPPPAGLPFSSAAVFPQDVPYMVPLIAYFQATDGGIFLLLRLVCAGKLWDFIRSYRKPESYCPSPEEPVTNEVIDNNKPIVPSVTTGTIGDENVAQREPNCSAYDSGFLDLVNEYSNGADSSSIVSDGNSPNLSDRNEETDEVALEARPDDEESEQHGNQEEQELIIPSFDALSKDMDVRELLSCSQRLLKAVTQTLEESGEHSNATESVPAFKEMPDTPTEELQEEIRNSHSSQLGLARLSSISETMVNELTPDLLPEGSVRRWISELVIAIDSLHFNGIVCGDLTMDNLLLGPEGQLMLTYFHRRGESYFCQSGGSHPALKQTAIRELYVAPERPLEPKSDFWSIGVIMFEMLTKRKFVSCHPSGVFCYHEVQYPEGIELSSEARELLEDLLQPDVERRLEFKQIIASAFFRAVDWSEVKRRGTSMNLA; encoded by the exons ATGTTGCTAGTGGGACGAAGGAAAACGGAAACATGGGTGCACAGCTTTTCGGTGGACGATGAAACGCGCAAGTACAAGGGCTTCACTATCTATCGCATCACTTCTATT GTATTTCCACGTTCACATCCCGTAGGCCTCACCCGTGTCACCTTATGGAAGCGTTTCAGCGAGGTGAAAAAGCTGTACAAGGAGCTTGTACGGCGCCATCGTGAACGTCACTTGGCAGGGACGGTACCAGCATTAGCGGAACATTCGTACTTCAAGCGATTTGATCCTGCGGTTATCGAAGAGCGCAAACGGTACATCTTGCAGCTGTTGGAATTTGCTGGTCAGGAACCGCTGCTGTACCGATCTCATGCTTTCCTGAACTTTTTCACTCGTGGCATAGTACCGGAAAAGGAGACCCAGGAAGTAGACGTCGAACAGCGCACGGATAgcacagagaagaaaaatggtacGAGCAATGAACGTGGCAATATAGAGACAATAAGGAAGCAATTAGGCATTGGGCGTTCGGATGAGCTTAGTCTAATCGATCCGAGCCGTGATGGGCAGGAAGGAACGGGTACGGATGGATCGTGTACGAGCGGTGGCGAGGAAGtcgatgaagaagatacaatCGATGGCAATGCGGTCACAGACAGTGGTTCCGGTACGATACCTCCACTAGCCATGGCTAGCAGCGGGTCACTGATCGATTCGTTTATTTCTGAAACTACATCGAGCATATCGGAACCGGAACAGCAACCGCAAGTACGCGAAACCATGACAACGGAAGAGCCACCGGTTGATTATCTCGTAGCCGCCGCTATGGTATTTAGCAAGGCGGTCGAAGCAGAAGCAAACGGCGAGTATCAGCGTGCATTCGAACAGTACAAAGCAGGCATCGATCGGTTGCTAAGCGGTGCAAAGAACGATTCAGATGTAACGCGTCGTAAAATCGCCAAAGAAAAGAGCTGCAAATATGTTGCGAAAGCGGAAGAAATTTACGAACGGTTCTTGGAGCAAACGGTGGGATTGCACGCGGACGAACAGCTGATGGGTCCGCTAGTGTACGACGATCCGAGTTCACCGATCCAGTTGCTTGAACGACCGCTCAACTATCTTTCACGCTACAAGGTGGTGAAGGTGATCGGTACGGTAATGCAGGTGCAGGACGTAACGGATAAGAAGTTTTACATCATGAAAAGCATCCGACGACCACCGCCAGCCGGTTTACCGTTTTCGAGCGCTGCCGTATTCCCGCAGGATGTGCCTTACATGGTGCCACTGATTGCCTACTTTCAGGCGACGGACGGAGGCATTTTCTTGCTTCTGCGGCTAGTCTGTGCCGGTAAGTTGTGGGATTTTATCCGATCGTATCGAAAACCGGAGAGCTATTGCCCTTCACCGGAAGAACCGGTGACAAATGAAGTCATCGATAATAATAAACCCATCGTTCCGTCAGTAACCACTGGAACGATTGGAGATGAAAATGTGGCGCAAAGAGAACCAAATTGTTCTGCATACGATTCGGGTTTTTTGGATCTGGTCAATGAATATAGCAACGGTGCCGACAGCAGCAGTATTGTGAGTGATGGAAACTCACCCAATTTGAGCGACAGAAATGAAGAGACGGACGAAGTGGCGTTGGAagcacgaccggatgacgagGAGAGTGAGCAGCACGGCAACCAAGAGGAGCAGGAGCTCATAATTCCGTCGTTCGATGCACTTTCGAAGGATATGGACGTTCGGGAGTTGCTGTCCTGTAGCCAACGCCTGCTAAAAGCCGTCACACAAACGTTGGAAGAATCCGGCGAACATTCGAATGCTACCGAATCTGTTCCTGCCTTCAAGGAAATGCCTGACACGCCTACCGAGGAGCTGCAGGAGGAAATTAGAAATTCTCATTCTAGTCAATTAGGTTTAGCGAGACTGTCAAGTATTAGCGAAACGATGGTTAACGAGTTGACTCCGGATCTCCTACCGGAAGGCAGCGTTCGTCGGTGGATTAGCGAGCTAGTTATTGCTATCGATAGTTTACATTTCAACGGTATTGTGTGCGG CGATCTCACCATGGATAATCTCCTGCTTGGCCCCGAGGGACAGCTGATGCTAACGTACTTTCACCGACGGGGTGAATCGTACTTCTGCCAGTCGGGCGGTTCTCATCCAGCTCTGAAACAAACAGCGATTAGAGAGCTGTATGTCGCACCGGAGCGACCACTCGAGCCCAAGTCGGACTTCTGGTCGATCGGTGTAATCATGTTCGAAATGCTGACCAAGCGTAAGTTTGTATCGTGCCATCCGTCGGGTGTGTTCTGCTACCATGAGGTCCAGTACCCCGAAGGTATAGAGCTATCGTCTGAGGCACGCGAACTGCTGGAAGATTTACTGCAACCGGACGTTGAACGGCGATTAGAGTTTAAGCAAATTATTGCAAGTGCGTTCTTTCGCGCGGTCGACTGGAGCGAAGTGAAACGACGTGGAACCTCGATGAATCTCGCTTGA
- the LOC125760927 gene encoding 40S ribosomal protein S3 translates to MYNTVSKKRRFVANGMFHAELNEFLTRELAEDGYSGVEVRVTPTRTEIIIMATRTQNVLGEKGRRIRELTAVVRKRFGFAPGTVELYAEKVATRGLCAIAQAESLRYKLIGGLAVRRACYGVLRFIMESGAKGCEVVVSGKLRGQRAKSMKFVDGLMIHSGDPCNDYVDTATRHVLLRQGVLGIKVKIMLPWDPNGKIGPKKPLPDNVSVVEPKDEIMYTSPRSEPKFKVPEPQVEAKEHAVEA, encoded by the exons ATGTATAACACCGTGTCGAAAAAACGCCGG TTCGTGGCCAATGGCATGTTCCATGCTGaactcaacgagttcctgacTCGTGAGTTGGCCGAGGATGGATACTCCGGGGTAGAGGTCCGTGTTACACCGACCCGCACagaaatcatcatcatggcCACCCGCACCCAGAACGTGCTGGGAGAGAAGGGACGTCGTATCCGCGAGCTTACTGCTGTCGTTCGCAAGCG TTTCGGTTTTGCTCCCGGTACCGTCGAACTGTACGCGGAGAAGGTGGCAACCCGCGGTCTGTGCGCCATTGCTCAGGCCGAATCTCTGCGCTACAAGCTGATCGGTGGACTTGCCGTGCGCCGTGCCTGCTACGGTGTGCTGCGTTTCATCATGGAATCCGGCGCTAAGGGTTGCGAGGTAGTGGTGTCGGGTAAGCTGCGTGGTCAGCGAGCCAAGTCGATGAAGTTCGTCGACGGACTGATGATCCATTCCGGTGATCCATGCAACGACTACGTTGACACTGCCACCCGGCACGTACTACTGCGCCAGGGTGTGCTTGGCATCAAGGTTAAGATCATGCTGCCGTGGGATCCGAACGGCAAGATTGGCCCGAAGAAGCCCCTGCCCGACAACGTGTCCGTGGTTGAACCGAAGGATGAAATCATGTACACATCGCCACGCAGTGAACCGAAATTCAAGGTTCCGGAGCCGCAGGTGGAAGCGAAGGAGCATGCCGTCGAAGCGTGA
- the LOC125760894 gene encoding dihydroxyacetone phosphate acyltransferase encodes MATTRTESPDRRAMVETFTIKLSPGKLSEFRNLLAPQYREHRDMTKRYRVTVPFPKDGPVTPAKLKKLVLASGRIQLLLDEQTSNDKTKRAKLTKTIVELLEEIGLAENLPVLRTLGTMLNAIFDRIYTGVLVNEVKLEQLRSRFGRQTVLYLPSHRSYGDFILMSYVLFCYNIAIPGIAAGMDFYSMAGMGSALRNTGAFYMRRTYGNDRQYWYIFREYMRQLIVAYDRGIEFFVEGTRSRSNKALMPKIGLLSMALEPLFMGEVPDLLIVPVSVSYDRPVEEQLFVYELLGVPKPKETTRGLLKALSIVRENFGTIYLEFGDPLSAKDYFGDGLNRTRHTIAPTFAQTLAKEERDAIQNLANDVVHLQQHRMVLTTFHLIALYYNYRKYHGQTVTLGELVEGVAMLGRMFEDLGAITEVEGCENVETLCLAALDVHRNVLQLTTDGVLTIARTYHDFSRVDKRKLKGYNLTDGVMKLAVPIFSLQLYCNPCLHWLAVPAMVLLAARSLTSETGPLRRSDLVEMVHELRNLYGLEFVLYARREVVEFDAALDHLYRQGLLQCNPVGQDMLHFLPNMNRHQLANVYLSALGPFLCTYFQATDVLLSQFRAKESFTEKEYLASVQQHVEQQLLRQERNVHPYCLSLDSISLTLHSLVTVGAIRKTKRENVYRYDLDTDGMIESINQRLKRYCMLLPFEYLTFQDAVTGSKL; translated from the exons atggcaacgaCACGCACTGAATCACCGGATCGCCGTGCGATGGTGGAAACATTTACGATAAAGCTATCACCTGGGAAGTTATCCGAGTTTCGGAATTTGTTAGCACCGCAATATCGTGAGCATCGCGATATGACGAAAAGGTATAGAGTGACTGTTCctttcccgaaagatggtccTGTGACGCCAGCGAAATTGAAGAAACTGGTGCTTGCCAGTGGACGAATTCAACTGTTACTTGACGAG CAAACATCTAACGATAAAACGAAACGCGCGAAACTAACCAAAACGATCGTGGAGTTGTTAGAAGAGATTGGACTGGCAGAAAATTTACCTGTCCTTCGTACGCTAGGCACGATGCTGAACGCAATTTTCGATCGCATCTATACCGGTGTGCTTGTGAATGAGGTGAAACTGGAGCAGCTAAGATCACGTTTTGGACGTCAAACGGTGCTTTATCTGCCGAGCCACCGCAGCTATGGTGATTTTATACTAATGTCTTACGTACTGTTCTGCTACAATATCGCTATACCGGGAATAGCGGCCGGTATGGACTTTTACTCGATGGCCGGAATGGGCAGTGCATTGCGGAACACTGGGGCGTTCTACATGCGCCGAACGTACGGTAACGATCGTCAGTACTGGTATATCTTCCGTGAGTACATGCGCCAGCTGATTGTGGCTTATGACCGTGGGATCGAATTCTTCGTGGAAGGAACGCGTAGTCGCAGCAACAAGGCGCTTATGCCCAAGATAGGGCTGCTGTCGATGGCACTGGAACCACTTTTTATGGGTGAGGTACCGGATCTGCTGATCGTGCCCGTGAGCGTATCGTACGATCGGCCCGTCGAGGAGCAGTTGTTCGTGTACGAGCTACTGGGTGTACCGAAACCGAAGGAAACGACCCGCGGACTGCTGAAAGCGTTAAGCATTGTGCGTGAAAACTTTGGCACCATCTATCTCGAGTTTGGTGATCCATTGTCGGCGAAGGATTACTTTGGCGATGGGTTGAACCGTACGCGACATACGATTGCACCGACATTTGCTCAAACGTTAGCCAAGGAGGAGCGAGATGCAATTCAAAATTTGGCCAATGATGTGGTGCATTTGCAACAGCACCGCATGGTACTGACTACCTTCCATCTGATTGCGCTGTACTACAATTACAGGAAATATCACGGCCAAACTGTAACGCTCGGTGAGTTAGTCGAAGGTGTCGCCATGCTTGGACGTATGTTCGAGGATCTCGGTGCGATCACGGAAGTAGAGGGTTGTGAAAACGTGGAAACGCTTTGTTTAGCTGCGCTCGATGTACACCGGAACGTTCTGCAGCTGACGACCGATGGTGTGCTGACGATTGCCAGGACGTACCACGATTTTAGTCGGGTCGATAAAAGAAAGCTGAAGGGCTACAACCTGACGGACGGTGTGATGAAGCTTGCGGTGCCAATATTCTCTCTACAACTATACTGCAATCCATGTCTGCACTGGTTAGCCGTTCCGGCAATGGTACTACTAGCAGCACGTAGCCTAACCTCAGAAACCGGCCCATTGCGGCGTAGTGATCTTGTTGAAATGGTACATGAACTGAGAAATTTATACGGTCTAGAGTTCGTGCTGTACGCACGTCGAGAGGTTGTTGAATTTGATGCCGCGTTGGATCATCTTTATCGACAGGGTCTGCTACAATGCAATCCAGTCGGGCAAGATATGCTACACTTTCTACCGAACATGAATCGTCACCAGTTGGCTAACGTGTATCTTAGCGCCCTTGGTCCCTTCCTGTGTACGTACTTCCAGGCGACGGACGTATTACTGAGTCAGTTTCGCGCTAAAGAAAGTTTCACAGAAAAGGAATATCTTGCCTCGGTGCAGCAGCACGTTGAACAGCAACTATTACGACAGGAGCGTAACGTTCATCCGTACTGTCTGTCACTGGATAGCATTAGTCTCACGTTGCATTCTCTAGTCACGGTTGGTGCAATAAGGAAAACGAAAAG AGAAAACGTGTATCGCTACGATCTTGATACGGACGGTATGATCGAGTCCATAAACCAACGACTAAAGCGCTACTGTATGTTGCTTCCCTTCGAGTATCTCACATTCCAGGATGCGGTAACCGGATCCAAACTGTAA